One Odocoileus virginianus isolate 20LAN1187 ecotype Illinois chromosome 4, Ovbor_1.2, whole genome shotgun sequence DNA segment encodes these proteins:
- the CLDN11 gene encoding claudin-11, translating to MVATCLQVVGFVTSFVGWIGIIVTTSTNDWVVTCGYTIPTCRKLDELGSKGLWADCVMATGLYHCKPLVDILILPGYVQACRALMIAASVLGLPAILLLLTVLPCIRMGHEPGVAKYRRAQLAGVMLILLALCAMVATIWFPVCAHRETTIVSFGYSLYAGWIGAVLCLVGGCVIVCCAGDAQAFGENRFYYSSGSSSPTHAKSAHV from the exons ATGGTGGCCACATGCCTGCAGGTAGTGGGCTTCGTCACGAGCTTCGTGGGATGGATTGGCATCATCGTCACCACGTCTACCAATGACTGGGTGGTGACATGCGGCTACACCATCCCCACCTGCCGCAAGCTGGACGAGCTGGGCTCCAAGGGGCTGTGGGCCGACTGCGTCATGGCCACGGGGCTGTATCACTGTAAGCCCCTGGTGGACATCCTCATCCTGCCGG GCTACGTGCAGGCCTGCCGAGCCCTGATGATCGCTGCCTCCGTCCTGGGTCTGCCGGCTATTCTCCTGCTGCTCACAGTTCTGCCGTGCATCCGAATGGGCCACGAGCCTGGCGTGGCCAAGTACAGGCGGGCCCAGCTGGCTGGTGTCATGCTCATTCTTCTGG CCCTCTGTGCCATGGTCGCCACCATCTGGTTCCCCGTGTGCGCCCACCGTGAGACCACCATCGTGAGCTTTGGCTACTCCCTGTATGCGGGCTGGATTGGCGCCGTGCTGTGCCTCGTGGGGGGCTGTGTCATCGTCTGCTGCGCTGGAGATGCCCAGGCGTTCGGGGAAAATCGTTTCTACTACTCTTCAGGCTCCAGTTCCCCTACTCACGCCAAGAGTGCGCACGTATAA